The proteins below come from a single Candidatus Firestonebacteria bacterium RIFOXYD2_FULL_39_29 genomic window:
- a CDS encoding acyl-[acyl-carrier-protein]--UDP-N-acetylglucosamine O-acyltransferase, with protein MTNIHETAIVHKKAKIGKDVTIGPYCVIGENVTLGDKTKLHPNVIINGHTTLGKNNEIFSFAVIGNPGQDRNYKNEISFVEIGDNNIIRESVTINSATGEGAKTVVENDCFFFALSHVGHNVKIGNKVTLVNGAGLAGFVEVEDMAFVSAYCVLHQFCKAGSMSMIGLCSPIEKDVPPFVLGTGNPFTVFGLNKVGLERNNVPEKSKEALKKMFKLVFKSGLNTSQAVTRLKEDLISDPYVSHFVSFVEKSKRGIYKC; from the coding sequence ATGACAAATATTCATGAAACTGCGATAGTTCATAAAAAAGCTAAAATAGGAAAGGATGTAACTATAGGTCCTTATTGCGTGATCGGGGAAAATGTTACGCTCGGAGATAAAACCAAACTCCATCCGAATGTAATTATAAACGGCCATACTACCCTCGGAAAAAATAATGAAATATTCAGTTTTGCGGTAATAGGTAACCCGGGGCAGGACAGAAATTATAAAAATGAAATTTCCTTTGTCGAGATAGGGGATAATAATATTATCCGCGAGTCGGTTACCATAAATTCCGCGACCGGGGAAGGGGCAAAGACCGTTGTAGAAAATGATTGCTTTTTCTTCGCGCTCTCGCATGTCGGGCATAATGTAAAAATCGGAAATAAAGTTACTCTGGTAAACGGAGCGGGACTTGCAGGTTTTGTGGAAGTTGAAGATATGGCTTTTGTTTCGGCTTATTGTGTCTTGCATCAGTTTTGTAAAGCAGGTTCCATGTCCATGATCGGCTTATGCTCTCCCATTGAAAAAGATGTCCCGCCTTTTGTGCTCGGCACCGGTAACCCTTTTACGGTATTTGGCTTGAATAAAGTGGGGCTGGAAAGAAACAACGTGCCGGAAAAATCAAAAGAAGCGCTTAAAAAAATGTTCAAACTGGTGTTTAAATCCGGACTAAATACGTCCCAGGCTGTAACCAGATTAAAAGAAGATCTGATCTCCGACCCTTACGTCTCGCATTTTGTCTCTTTCGTGGAAAAATCTAAAAGGGGCATCTATAAATGCTAG